From Hylaeus volcanicus isolate JK05 chromosome 2, UHH_iyHylVolc1.0_haploid, whole genome shotgun sequence, the proteins below share one genomic window:
- the LOC128885044 gene encoding insulin-like growth factor-binding protein complex acid labile subunit — MSKVPLSLTFILALSAIASSTEAPSCNRANGYTVCHNKGVLVDVIQHESEDRLEIDDLDLLAIRENAFKNLTATRLSFMQGNKISVVTRESFRGLDKLERLDLDGNVVPLSASLFAELKQLRSLSLIFNKINGIPRDTFAGLTNLMWLYLGHNDVESIDAGSFSGLSSSLLFLWLNDNKITGIEAGSFARMTELTRLHLENNRLTSVRPGTFRGLHKLDGLFLEQNQLSGVARTDFKGLIGLRLLYLQHNEIADIEPGAFADLGILEQLDLRDNKLSSVDSAMFDGLTSLKKLDLSNNRIGVVDSGAFARLVSLRNVNLANNNLTNVDRKAFGLPLLANLHT, encoded by the coding sequence ATGTCGAAAGTTCCTCTGTCGTTGACGTTTATCCTCGCGCTGTCGGCGATCGCGTCGTCGACGGAGGCGCCGAGCTGCAATCGCGCGAATGGTTACACGGTGTGCCATAACAAGGGTGTCCTGGTGGACGTGATCCAGCACGAGTCGGAGGACAGGCTCGAGATCGACGACTTGGACCTGCTGGCGATTCGCGAGAACGCGTTCAAGAACTTGACTGCTACGCGTCTGAGTTTCATGCAGGGGAACAAAATCTCCGTGGTGACGCGAGAGTCTTTCCGCGGATTGGATAAGCTGGAGCGACTGGACCTGGACGGCAACGTGGTGCCGTTATCGGCGAGCCTGTTCGCGGAGCTCAAACAGTTGCGCTCGTTGTCTTTGATTTTTAACAAGATCAACGGTATCCCAAGGGACACTTTCGCAGGCTTGACGAACCTGATGTGGTTGTACCTGGGCCACAACgacgtcgaatcgatcgacgcTGGCTCCTTCTCCGGATTGTCTTCGTCGTTGCTCTTTCTCTGGCTGAACGACAACAAGATCACCGGCATAGAGGCGGGTAGTTTTGCTAGGATGACGGAGCTGACGCGTCTACACTTGGAGAACAATCGGCTGACATCCGTTCGGCCTGGGACCTTTCGAGGACTGCACAAACTGGACGGCCTGTTTTTGGAACAGAACCAACTGTCCGGCGTCGCCAGGACCGACTTCAAGGGACTGATCGGCTTGAGGCTGTTGTACCTGCAGCACAACGAGATCGCAGACATCGAGCCGGGAGCTTTCGCGGACTTGGGTATACTGGAGCAGCTGGATCTCAGGGATAACAAACTGTCCAGCGTCGATTCGGCAATGTTCGACGGGCTGACCAGTTTGAAGAAGCTCGATCTGTCCAACAACAGGATCGGTGTCGTGGACTCGGGCGCGTTcgctcgtctcgtctcgttgAGGAACGTCAATCTCGCGAACAATAACTTGACTAACGTCGACAGGAAGGCTTTCGGATTGCCGCTTTTGGCGAACCTGCATACGTAA
- the LOC128885040 gene encoding tyrosine-protein kinase Btk29A isoform X5, whose protein sequence is MMVISALKHVANAATNAVHSATNSTAGHGHANSGTPSTPIMPGGTPGTPSSKTKDKIMMRTKVVVALYPFRAIEGGDLSLEKGAEYEVLDDSQEHWWKVKDEHGSIGYIPSNYVKEKELLGLQKYEWYVGDMSRQRAESLLKQEDKEGCFVVRNSSTKGLYTLSLYTKVPHPHVKHYHIKQNTRGEFYLSEKHCCGSIPDLVNYHRHNSGGLASRLKTSPCDRPVPPTAGLSHDKWEIDPAELHLLEELGSGQFGVVRRGKWRGSIDVAVKMMKGGTMSEDDFIEEAKVMTKLQHQNLVQLYGVCSKDRPIYIVTEYMRHGSLLNYLRRHEATLGANVGLLLDMCIQVCKGMAYLERHNYIHRDLAARNCLVGSENVVKVADFGLARYVLDDQYTSSGGTKFPIKWAPPEVLNYTRFSSKSDVWAYGVLMWEVFTCGKMPYGRLKNTEVVERVQRGIILERPKACFKEVYEVMRKCWAHCPEVRPSFRVLKEQLISVSQGLLND, encoded by the exons ATGATGGTGATAAGTGCATTGAAGCACGTCGCGAACGCGGCGACGAACGCCGTTCATTCCGCGACCAACAGCACCGCTGGACATGGCCACGCCAATTCCG gGACCCCCTCGACTCCGATAATGCCAGGGGGCACGCCCGGTACCCCGTCTTCTAAAACAAAG GACAAAATAATGATGAGAACGAAGGTCGTGGTAGCTCTGTACCCTTTTCGAGCGATCGAAGGAGGCGATCTGTCTCTCGAAAAG GGCGCGGAGTACGAGGTGCTGGATGATTCTCAGGAACATTGGTGGAAAGTCAAAGATGAGCACGG ATCGATCGGCTACATTCCCAGCAACTACGTGAAGGAAAAGGAGCTACTGGGTCTTCAGAAATACGA ATGGTACGTGGGCGATATGTCCAGACAACGCGCGGAATCATTGCTCAAACAAGAAGACAAAGAAGGATGCTTCGTCGTTCGCAATTCTTCAACCAAAGGACTTTACACGCTTTCCCTCTACACTAAAGT CCCCCATCCTCACGTGAAACACTATCACATCAAGCAGAACACGAGGGGAGAATTCTATTTGTCTGAGAAACATTGCTGCGGCTCCATACCCGACTTGGTCAACTATCACAGGCACAACAGCGGAGGATTGGCCAGTCGATTGAAGACCAGCCCTTGCGATCGTCCGGTACCACCAACCGCTGGCCTCAGTCATG ATAAATGGGAGATCGATCCGGCAGAGCTGCATCTATTGGAAGAGCTAGGCTCTGGGCAATTTGGAGTCGTGCGAAGAGGCAAATGGCGCGGTTCCATAGACGTTGCTGTTAAAATGATGAAAGGAGGCACCATGTCCGAAGACGACTTTATAGAAGAAGCTAAAGTGATGAC GAAACTTCAACACCAAAACTTGGTCCAGTTGTATGGCGTTTGCAGTAAAGATAGACCGATATACATCGTCACCGAGTACATGCGACATGGATCTCTCCTCAACTACCTCCGTCGTCATGAAGCAACATTGGGAGCAAACGTTGGTCTCCTTTTAGACATGTGCATACAG GTTTGCAAAGGAATGGCTTATTTGGAAAGGCACAACTACATTCACAGAGATCTTGCTGCGCGCAATTGCCTGGTAGGCTCGGAAAACGTAGTAAAGGTGGCAGACTTTGGACTAGCGAG GTATGTGCTCGACGACCAATACACCAGTAGCGGTGGTACCAAATTCCCAATCAAATGGGCACCGCCAGAGGTCTTGAACTACACCCGCTTCAGCTCTAAATCGGACGTCTGGGCCTACGGAGTGCTCATGTGGGAAGTATTTACGTGTGGAAAGATGCCTTACGGTCGCCTAAAGAATACCGAAGTAGTAGAAAGAGTTCAACGAGGAATCATCCTAGAGAGACCCAAAGCCTGTTTCAAGGAAGTTTACGAG